The following nucleotide sequence is from Populus trichocarpa isolate Nisqually-1 chromosome 11, P.trichocarpa_v4.1, whole genome shotgun sequence.
CTCCAATTTAGATATAATCTTCGTCACAGGAGCCCCAGAAACAAACCTTGCTCCCTCCCCACCCTCCTCAAACAACCCAGATAAATCAAACCCAGGCGAAAACGATATAATATCAAAAGCATTCAAACTTGCAGGTCTAGGCAAAGTGGTAACCCTTCTTCTAGTTTCGAATTCCGATTCCGATTCAGATAATGATTGATCAGAAGATGAACCCACATCATCCTCGTCTTGAACACTACAAACTTTATCATcttcaatataaaatttaatatgtttaaacCCCTTTTTGAACCACCTATTCTCCATAATCTCGGGGATTGTAATTCTTGTGACGGGGTTAGTATCAAGAAGTTTAGAAAGAAGCCTAACTAGTTCAGAAGAAAACCATCTAGGACATCTAAACTCACCCTTATAGATCTTTTTATACATAACcataatattttgatcttgAAATGGTAAATAACCAGCCattaacacaaacaaaacaatccCACAAGACCAAATATCAACCTTAGCAGCATCATACCCTTTTTTCGCAAGAACTTCAGGAGCAACGTAAGCAGGAGTCCCACAAAAAGTATGGAACAAACCATCTTGTCTAATCTGATCAGGCACTGCACTCAATCCGAAATCCGAAACTTTCAAGTTCCCATTCTCATCAAGCAACAAATTCTCTGGCTTCAAATCGCGATGAAACACACCTCTGGCATGACAGAAAGACACAGCAGATATCAATTGCTGGAAATATCTCCTGGCAACCTCTTCTTTTAAcctacctttggcaactttatTGAACAATTCACCGCCTCGAACATATTCCATGACAAAGTAAATCTTGGCCTTTGTAGCCATGACTTCAAAAAGCTGGACAATATTGGGGTGGCGAACACGGCGAAGAATGGAGATTTCACGTTTGATATGAGCCATAAGACCAACCTTGAGgatcttttctttgtcaataaCTTTGATGGCAACACTTTCGTTGGTTTTAACGTTTCTAGCATGGTATACTTTAGCAAAAGTACCATGTCCAAGAAGTTTGCCGATCTCGTACCGACCGAGCAGAGGACTTTGGCTTTGGTTGCTAATGTTGTTTGGGGTTTTGCTGGTTGCCATGGAAATAGGAGAGATGAGATATGAGATggtgagatttttattttgttttttaggtttgttttcttttgtgttgttggtgtttttgttttaagaaaggaaaagaggagGACGAGGAGCTAAATGGAAGGGTGGATGAAATTGCATTTTGGCTTTCATGATTAGACACGTGTCAgcgtgttttctttttctttttctttttttttcaatttgtaaaGGTGAGAAAAGATAGGATTTTGTAAGGAAAGGGTATATGCTCTTTActtcttgtgttttttaagtgaaaagaaaacagaTCATCAGAATTGTCTGGACGTAGCTGTACTTATTACTTCTATTTATGTGCTTTTTTTCCTCGGAGTTTGAATTATGTGATGTAATGATATATATTTCAcagtgattatttatttatcatatttagttgatgataaataaaatttatttttaatatatttaaaaaaaactagttagatattttttatattttagtgtaTATTGatggttgaaattaataatattataataatactaGTTATAAAACTCGACCTGACCTGACCACTCGACTTAAAACCTGATCAACTTAGAGCCTAGAACAGTCCAtgtttaagagaaaataaaggaaCAATTGATTCGATCAAAAACTTTGATCGACCTGTGACCTGGTTGATGAAGGGTAAAACTCGAGTCaaaacttgttaattttttttatcaaaatgatgtggttttggtttttaaaaaaaaaaattgggtaaaCCTGGGTTGAACCTGTCAACCTATAATTCAAATCTTGTTCTGAATTGACcttctaataaattttaaaagtataataagAATCATTTCAATCATAGCATGTTTTATTTGTACAAGTTATATTTGTCTTGGAATCTATAAGTTATATAAGGAAATATTGTTGTTGATTGACACAAGCGTTTCTCCAAGTAATTGacaataaagataataaatctCAATCAAAATCTTAACTACAACAATCAAAATCTTAACTACAACAACATGGATgtgtaaagaaataaattaaaagtagcgttatatttttcaaaataaaactattaaatcaaCTCT
It contains:
- the LOC18103195 gene encoding CBL-interacting serine/threonine-protein kinase 12, with the translated sequence MATSKTPNNISNQSQSPLLGRYEIGKLLGHGTFAKVYHARNVKTNESVAIKVIDKEKILKVGLMAHIKREISILRRVRHPNIVQLFEVMATKAKIYFVMEYVRGGELFNKVAKGRLKEEVARRYFQQLISAVSFCHARGVFHRDLKPENLLLDENGNLKVSDFGLSAVPDQIRQDGLFHTFCGTPAYVAPEVLAKKGYDAAKVDIWSCGIVLFVLMAGYLPFQDQNIMVMYKKIYKGEFRCPRWFSSELVRLLSKLLDTNPVTRITIPEIMENRWFKKGFKHIKFYIEDDKVCSVQDEDDVGSSSDQSLSESESEFETRRRVTTLPRPASLNAFDIISFSPGFDLSGLFEEGGEGARFVSGAPVTKIISKLEEIAKVVSFTVRKKDCRVSLEGSREGVKGPLTIAAEIFELTPKLVVVEVKKKGGDKGEYEEFCNRELKPGLQKLMQEESEAAPAASVATSALAPSESPLFTIDPFPTDSSQSPMDPFPTNSTQLPMDPFPTDTSHLPFDPFPTNSSQLPIDPFPTASSHFPIDPFPIDVSNIPSDSEY